Genomic DNA from Rhodospirillaceae bacterium:
TGTCGCTACCGACATTTCGCCGACGGACCCGTCCGCGTTGGGTAATAGACTAACAGAGTTTTGGGTTCCTTCGGGACCCGCCTTGCCAGCGCCTTTTGTGCCGCGAATACCGATGGTCACCACCGGCGTCTCAAGGGTCATGTTATCGACGCCAGCTTTGGAGATTTGGCCACTTACGAAGGAAAAAATGCCTTCGGACACCTTTGCCGCAAAGTTGCCGTCCTTTGTGGCCGGGTCGAAGACGACCTCATCCAGCACCATGTTGCCGCTTTCGCCGAGCGCAAATGTGGTGTCATCAATGAAGATTAGACCGATGGAGCCGCCATCCCCGGTTTCAATCGTATCCCCTTGAAACACAGGGTCACCCTTGGCGAGTGGGCTTTTCGTGCCGTCCACGCGCGTCACTGTGGCCGAGCCCGTGACCACGTCAACAGCCCCAATCGCATCGCCCCCAGTGGCCTGCGCTAATTCAAGCAATTCGTTTTCGCGGGCTTCAAAATATCCCCAGCGCCCCTAAATTATATTTATTACATATACCTTACGCTATTTTTCGCTAATAACTAGGGTTTGCGGGATTTTTTAATATATTTTAATTAAACATTCCGGGCTTAACTACCTAACCATTGGCAGGAATCAAATTTGGCGGCTCGGCGTTGGGGTCCTTGTAGGCGGCGGCCCAGAGATCAAAATTAGTGCCTTGTTGTAGCTGTGCTTTGGAAAACCCGGCCTTTTCTAGCGCAATCCGGAGCGTCTTTGCAGTAAATCCTGTCTTGTGGCCCATGAACGCGTTCCCCTGGGCCAAGGATTTTCGAAGCCCGAAGATCATGTCCAACGGTGCAATTGGTCCCGCAGGTGACATATATGCAGGTTCATCAAGTTTATCGTCCGCAACCAGTTTGGCGACCTGTTGGAGATCAGGCAGAGTAATGAGGGCAAACCCGTCCTTCTTGAGAATTCGAAAAAATTCACCGAGCGCCAAGGGAACTTCGTGCGGAAATAGATGCTCTAGATTATGCGACGACCAGACCGCATCGACAGTTTCGTCCTTAATCATCGACATGTCGATGATTGAAGCGACGATATCAGGCTTCACATTCGGGTCGATATCCAATCGGATTTCACGCCAGCCACCGCCTCGAAACGTCGCATTCAGCTTAACCGGACTGGCTGACCCACAGCCTACGTGTAAAACATCTTTCATTGGCATCCCAATTCTCCAGTTGAAGATGCTATTGCACACCGAGTATGTTCATCCAGAAATTTATCTACCATCAGGAAGCACAAAACAATGGAGAGCAAAAACTTGAAGCTTCCTGGCGTGAGGATCATTCGAACTAAAACGCACGAAGATGTACGCGGCAGCTTTACGGAAATCTATAACAAAAA
This window encodes:
- a CDS encoding class I SAM-dependent methyltransferase yields the protein MKDVLHVGCGSASPVKLNATFRGGGWREIRLDIDPNVKPDIVASIIDMSMIKDETVDAVWSSHNLEHLFPHEVPLALGEFFRILKKDGFALITLPDLQQVAKLVADDKLDEPAYMSPAGPIAPLDMIFGLRKSLAQGNAFMGHKTGFTAKTLRIALEKAGFSKAQLQQGTNFDLWAAAYKDPNAEPPNLIPANG